A genomic region of Mesobacillus jeotgali contains the following coding sequences:
- a CDS encoding anti-sigma regulatory factor — protein sequence MHNKALVRIQCENDIITARKMGRIFAKNLHFDSINQVRIITTVSELARNIYRYAGTGQISFEPIEEVIKTGLKITASDQGPGILDISNALKQGSSTSGGLGAGIPGVKNMMDEFYIESSSGKGTRVTVVKWQLRS from the coding sequence ATGCATAATAAAGCATTAGTTCGAATTCAATGTGAAAATGACATTATCACAGCTCGAAAAATGGGAAGAATTTTCGCTAAGAACCTTCATTTCGATTCTATCAATCAGGTAAGAATAATCACCACAGTATCAGAGCTTGCAAGAAACATATATAGATATGCAGGCACAGGGCAAATCAGCTTTGAGCCGATTGAAGAAGTCATTAAAACCGGTTTAAAAATCACAGCCAGTGACCAGGGACCAGGAATCCTAGATATAAGCAATGCCCTGAAACAAGGATCTTCCACATCAGGTGGCCTCGGAGCTGGCATACCTGGCGTAAAAAACATGATGGATGAATTCTATATTGAATCTTCGTCAGGCAAAGGGACGAGGGTGACTGTCGTTAAGTGGCAATTAAGATCATAA
- a CDS encoding glutamate-5-semialdehyde dehydrogenase encodes MMTLTMTQTTTVEEQAIAAKKAAKQLSILSTEEKNEALLILADALETNYEAILAENEKDLQNGRDKGFEAAFMDRLALTRERITDFAEGLRQVAEHADPVGDVLSDWTLENGLNVKEIRVPLGVIGMIYEARPNVTVDAAGLALKSGNAIILKGGSSALSSNKAIVDIMHQALENTKVPKEAIQFIATADREATQQLFTMKEHIDVLIPRGGGALIKAVVENATVPVLETGVGNCHLYVDKEADTEKALNIMINAKTDRPAVCNAAETLVVHQAWLEENKEQLAIAFKENGITVHGDEAAAVALPNVIPATETDWADEYLSLDIAVKVVNNIDEAIEHIDQYGTKHSEAIITENAENAKKFLQLVDAAALYHNASTRFTDGGALGFGAEIGISTQKLHARGPMGLPALTTRKYVMVGDGLVR; translated from the coding sequence TTGATGACATTGACAATGACACAAACAACGACAGTAGAAGAACAAGCGATTGCAGCGAAAAAGGCAGCTAAACAGCTGAGCATCCTTTCCACTGAGGAAAAAAATGAGGCGCTGCTGATCCTCGCTGACGCTTTGGAAACTAATTATGAAGCGATTTTAGCAGAGAACGAGAAGGACTTGCAGAATGGAAGGGATAAAGGCTTCGAGGCAGCATTCATGGATCGCCTGGCACTTACTCGTGAGCGAATCACCGACTTTGCGGAAGGCCTGCGTCAGGTAGCTGAGCATGCTGATCCAGTCGGGGACGTCCTTTCAGACTGGACACTGGAAAATGGACTCAATGTAAAAGAAATCCGCGTTCCGCTCGGCGTTATCGGCATGATTTACGAAGCACGCCCGAACGTAACCGTCGATGCAGCAGGACTGGCTCTGAAATCAGGAAATGCGATCATTTTGAAAGGCGGATCATCCGCACTGTCCTCCAACAAAGCAATCGTCGACATCATGCACCAGGCACTTGAAAACACAAAGGTGCCAAAAGAAGCCATCCAGTTCATCGCCACAGCAGACCGTGAAGCAACGCAGCAGCTGTTCACGATGAAAGAGCATATCGACGTCCTGATTCCACGTGGAGGCGGAGCACTGATCAAAGCTGTTGTCGAAAACGCAACGGTACCTGTACTGGAAACCGGAGTTGGAAACTGCCACCTATACGTCGACAAAGAAGCTGACACCGAAAAAGCATTGAACATCATGATCAACGCCAAAACAGACCGCCCGGCAGTTTGCAACGCAGCCGAAACACTTGTCGTTCATCAGGCATGGCTTGAGGAGAACAAAGAGCAGCTTGCGATCGCATTCAAGGAGAATGGAATCACTGTACATGGTGATGAAGCAGCAGCAGTTGCACTGCCAAACGTAATACCAGCAACTGAAACCGACTGGGCAGACGAATACCTTAGCCTCGACATCGCCGTCAAGGTAGTCAACAACATCGATGAAGCCATCGAGCACATCGATCAGTACGGCACAAAACACTCAGAAGCAATCATTACTGAAAATGCTGAGAACGCAAAGAAGTTCCTGCAGCTAGTAGACGCAGCTGCGCTATATCATAACGCATCCACTAGATTCACAGATGGAGGAGCTCTAGGGTTTGGTGCAGAGATTGGGATCTCAACACAGAAGCTGCATGCGAGAGGGCCGATGGGGCTGCCTGCGCTGACTACTCGGAAGTATGTTATGGTTGGGGATGGATTAGTGAGGTAA
- a CDS encoding Uma2 family endonuclease, with the protein MSLPEEKHISLDEYYRIREDSDQLMEYIDGVIFMTPSPSTMHQRISGRLHAQLFQLLDGSDCEVFHAPFDVELKNEQMDGTKIVIPDLSVICDKTGFHENKYVGIPSLIIEIISPSNQSHDLVFKLNLYMQYGVKEYWIVNPLLNTIQVYVLDENNKFKLHDVAKDKGSIKSTIIKQFNVDIEKLFS; encoded by the coding sequence ATGAGCTTACCAGAAGAAAAGCATATTTCATTAGATGAATATTATCGGATTAGAGAGGATTCTGACCAGCTAATGGAGTATATAGACGGTGTAATTTTTATGACTCCTTCACCTTCAACGATGCATCAAAGAATCTCAGGGCGTTTACATGCTCAGTTATTCCAGCTTCTTGATGGCTCTGATTGTGAGGTATTCCACGCGCCATTTGATGTAGAACTAAAGAATGAACAGATGGATGGGACCAAGATTGTAATCCCTGACCTTTCTGTTATTTGTGACAAGACCGGATTTCATGAGAATAAATATGTAGGAATTCCTTCTCTGATTATTGAAATTATTAGTCCTTCAAATCAATCACATGACCTGGTTTTTAAGCTAAACCTCTATATGCAGTATGGGGTGAAAGAATATTGGATCGTGAATCCACTACTCAATACAATTCAAGTATATGTGTTAGATGAAAATAACAAATTCAAACTGCATGATGTAGCCAAAGATAAAGGCTCAATAAAATCAACCATCATCAAACAATTCAACGTTGATATAGAGAAGCTTTTCTCCTGA
- a CDS encoding SurA N-terminal domain-containing protein: protein MMKRILTGIFILSIAVLVLGACSNDSSKGNTEKENKGDLVATVDGEGISKQQYEKELEVMKATYEQQGMPADQMDKKQKEELEKSVLEQMINAELLLQIAEKDGISIEDKEVDAELEKIKANFEDEKQFEEALKKNEMTEKELKSQLKKQLTVNKYLDSKIGKIEATDEEIKVNYDQYKEIVKGQEQEPEELEKVKAQLEQQIIAEKENEKISKLVEKLRKENEDKIKIIEA, encoded by the coding sequence ATGATGAAGCGTATTTTAACAGGCATTTTCATTTTGAGCATTGCCGTTCTTGTGCTTGGAGCATGCAGCAATGATAGCTCAAAAGGGAATACTGAGAAAGAAAATAAAGGAGATTTGGTTGCGACAGTAGATGGGGAAGGCATTTCGAAGCAGCAGTATGAGAAAGAGCTGGAGGTCATGAAAGCAACTTATGAACAGCAGGGCATGCCGGCAGACCAGATGGATAAAAAGCAGAAGGAAGAACTGGAAAAGTCGGTTCTGGAACAAATGATCAATGCAGAGCTGCTTCTCCAGATAGCTGAGAAGGACGGCATCTCGATTGAAGATAAAGAAGTCGATGCAGAGCTTGAAAAGATCAAAGCTAACTTTGAAGATGAAAAACAGTTTGAAGAAGCTCTGAAAAAGAATGAAATGACCGAGAAAGAGCTCAAGAGCCAGCTGAAAAAGCAACTGACGGTCAATAAATATCTGGACAGCAAGATTGGAAAGATTGAAGCAACTGATGAAGAAATCAAGGTTAATTATGATCAATATAAAGAGATAGTAAAAGGCCAGGAACAAGAGCCCGAAGAATTAGAGAAGGTAAAAGCACAGCTTGAGCAGCAGATTATAGCTGAAAAGGAAAATGAAAAAATCAGCAAGCTGGTTGAAAAACTCCGTAAAGAGAATGAAGATAAAATTAAAATCATCGAGGCATAG
- a CDS encoding ArsR/SmtB family transcription factor encodes MGEKAIDVFRSCIPLFTALSDPARQDIILLLADQERLSVNEITEQSTLSRPAISHHLKILREHNLVEIEQKGTQRYYSLSLDHSVQLLKKLIHTVENECL; translated from the coding sequence ATGGGGGAAAAAGCAATCGATGTTTTTCGTTCGTGCATACCGCTTTTCACGGCATTAAGTGACCCTGCCAGACAAGATATCATCCTATTATTAGCTGACCAAGAGCGTTTAAGCGTAAACGAAATAACTGAGCAATCAACCTTATCAAGGCCGGCTATATCCCACCATCTGAAAATCCTTCGTGAACATAACCTGGTGGAAATCGAACAAAAGGGCACACAGCGGTATTATTCACTCTCCCTGGATCACTCGGTACAATTATTAAAAAAGCTGATTCATACCGTGGAAAATGAATGTTTATAG
- a CDS encoding methyl-accepting chemotaxis protein → MILKFTTRLSSFTLGTRLLLLFISLLMVSVVTVGVSSYMKARNMAVETVEHRLEREAQLIGYIAENLKFVYISDEEYFRQQLEANVRSQQKKLKDDGIASDFFYISDGKAAPFNVSKNSEYNFSDNQIKSIQQSKNGVVHSEFNGQDYTIAFNEMKEINGIYVIVIPTSTYMGPVNEMAYFTIVVILISLLTSTIMISLFVKKLTKPLNELRNTMKKVRDGHLQSAPDIDTSTPEINSLQKSYNSMIEQMMKMVTELTATTKELGNTGDELKDSSQSSLASSQQLVAAIHLVKTGAQQTAASSETSVRSFTDMKDMIEAMVANMDSVFSSSATMNASAVNGEKTLGELISMIHSFETDFKQLANTVYQVKDYSHSITKLVGMVKAIADQTKLLALNASIEAARAGEAGKGFAVVANEVGSLAEQSAKTAEEITQAIGKMEKITIGATEEFDEMHSKIKTNLSMASSSQTSFDELMNGISVVSTKLQSMQGELENLENTLPQLAEGADSFLSVSQETLASAEEMLLASEVQVEQMEATDAIGMKLNSLAKSLSEITSQFRLGGKA, encoded by the coding sequence ATGATTTTGAAGTTTACAACCAGGCTTTCATCTTTCACCTTGGGCACCCGCCTGCTGCTATTATTTATCTCTCTTCTGATGGTTTCGGTTGTCACCGTGGGTGTCAGCTCGTATATGAAGGCGAGGAATATGGCTGTGGAAACGGTCGAGCACCGCCTTGAAAGAGAAGCACAATTAATAGGATACATAGCCGAGAATTTGAAATTTGTTTATATCAGTGACGAAGAATACTTCAGGCAGCAGCTGGAAGCTAATGTCCGCTCACAGCAAAAAAAGCTTAAGGATGATGGAATTGCTTCTGATTTCTTCTATATTAGTGACGGAAAAGCTGCTCCCTTCAACGTAAGCAAAAATTCAGAGTATAACTTTTCTGACAATCAGATAAAATCCATCCAACAGTCCAAGAACGGGGTGGTCCATTCCGAATTCAATGGACAAGACTATACGATTGCTTTTAATGAAATGAAAGAAATTAACGGAATTTATGTCATCGTAATCCCGACCAGTACATATATGGGGCCTGTTAATGAAATGGCCTATTTTACAATCGTTGTCATCTTGATCAGTCTATTAACTTCAACGATTATGATCAGCCTGTTTGTCAAAAAACTGACGAAGCCTTTGAACGAGCTTAGAAACACAATGAAAAAGGTACGTGATGGGCATCTGCAAAGTGCTCCTGACATTGATACCTCTACTCCGGAAATCAACTCATTGCAAAAAAGCTACAACAGCATGATTGAGCAGATGATGAAAATGGTTACGGAACTGACTGCAACGACAAAAGAGTTAGGCAATACCGGCGATGAGCTGAAGGATTCCTCTCAAAGCTCACTGGCAAGCAGTCAGCAGCTCGTCGCAGCCATCCATCTTGTCAAAACGGGAGCACAACAAACCGCAGCCAGCTCAGAGACAAGCGTTCGAAGCTTTACAGATATGAAGGACATGATTGAAGCCATGGTAGCGAATATGGACAGTGTGTTCAGCAGTTCGGCAACAATGAATGCATCAGCTGTGAATGGCGAAAAAACCCTAGGCGAATTGATCTCAATGATTCACTCTTTTGAAACGGACTTCAAACAATTAGCCAATACTGTCTATCAGGTAAAAGACTATTCACATTCGATCACGAAGCTTGTTGGCATGGTAAAGGCGATTGCCGACCAGACAAAACTGCTCGCGCTCAATGCCTCGATTGAAGCAGCCCGTGCCGGGGAAGCTGGCAAAGGCTTTGCTGTTGTCGCTAATGAAGTCGGCAGCCTCGCTGAACAATCTGCGAAAACGGCTGAGGAAATAACTCAGGCCATCGGTAAAATGGAGAAGATTACGATTGGGGCGACAGAAGAATTTGATGAGATGCACTCGAAAATCAAAACAAACCTATCAATGGCAAGCAGCTCACAAACTTCCTTCGACGAACTGATGAACGGAATTTCCGTCGTTAGCACCAAGCTCCAATCGATGCAAGGTGAACTGGAAAACCTTGAAAACACGCTCCCGCAATTAGCTGAGGGAGCCGACAGCTTCCTTTCTGTCTCACAGGAAACCCTGGCAAGCGCAGAAGAAATGCTTCTAGCAAGCGAGGTTCAAGTCGAACAGATGGAAGCCACTGATGCAATCGGTATGAAGTTGAATAGCCTTGCCAAGTCTTTATCCGAGATTACCAGCCAGTTTCGTCTTGGCGGTAAAGCCTGA
- a CDS encoding SDR family NAD(P)-dependent oxidoreductase, protein MNKTVLITGASAGLGYEFAAMFAEDGYDLVLVARNKTKMEEIKNRYPKLNITVITKDLSQSDAAREVYEEVKAAGITIDTLVNNAGFGLMGKFEKLDIMKQSEMITLNITALTELTHYFLPELKENSNRARILNVASTAAFQPGPMMAVYYATKAYVLSFSEALAEELAGTNVTVTTLCPGATKTNFASVANVEKTKMFSGAMSSQDVAKQGYQALMAGKRVVITGSTNKVGAYAAKFLPRSLAAKIAKYVAKEA, encoded by the coding sequence ATGAATAAAACTGTTTTAATTACCGGAGCATCTGCTGGTTTAGGATATGAGTTTGCAGCCATGTTTGCAGAGGATGGATATGATTTAGTCCTAGTGGCCCGTAACAAGACCAAAATGGAGGAAATCAAAAACCGTTATCCCAAATTGAACATTACAGTGATCACTAAGGATTTAAGCCAGTCTGATGCAGCCAGGGAAGTATATGAGGAAGTGAAAGCCGCTGGAATCACGATTGATACTCTAGTGAATAATGCTGGGTTTGGGCTGATGGGCAAATTTGAAAAGCTCGACATTATGAAGCAATCAGAAATGATCACCTTGAACATTACCGCTCTTACCGAGTTGACGCATTACTTTCTTCCTGAGCTAAAGGAAAACTCCAATAGAGCAAGAATCCTGAATGTTGCCAGTACAGCTGCATTCCAGCCTGGACCTATGATGGCCGTTTACTATGCAACGAAAGCCTATGTGCTATCTTTTTCCGAAGCTCTTGCAGAAGAGCTGGCAGGCACGAATGTAACCGTCACGACGCTATGCCCTGGAGCGACAAAGACCAATTTTGCATCCGTAGCGAATGTTGAAAAAACTAAGATGTTCAGCGGAGCCATGTCCTCACAAGACGTCGCAAAACAAGGCTATCAAGCATTAATGGCCGGAAAGCGTGTCGTCATTACCGGCAGCACAAATAAAGTTGGAGCATACGCAGCGAAATTCCTCCCTAGAAGCCTTGCAGCAAAAATAGCTAAATATGTTGCGAAAGAAGCCTAA
- a CDS encoding Na-translocating system protein MpsC family protein: MDIKAQQTKLANNFGKLLRDKFGKGPEVIHVTISQPYVLVYISGFISPMEQALLEQGQELTVLTTREYLMKSLDPEIRGQVKALTDMGIQHIYYDWNLKNLSGVFVAISPDSPDEGKDSRADYKGRDEIHKEIIRISEQAEKAPDSVYSYMLSSRSMIVFREGILVPIEKKLISLGFDETLRVAKRQLEGGMLNGSTQFSAILDSKIQDVFVDWDFEIDKSVITLILKPNKA; this comes from the coding sequence ATGGATATTAAAGCACAGCAAACAAAATTGGCGAATAATTTCGGCAAGCTGCTGCGTGATAAATTTGGCAAAGGGCCAGAAGTCATCCATGTTACTATATCCCAGCCGTATGTATTGGTTTATATAAGCGGCTTTATTTCTCCAATGGAGCAGGCGCTTCTTGAGCAGGGCCAAGAACTTACCGTCCTAACGACTCGGGAATACCTGATGAAATCATTGGATCCCGAAATTAGAGGGCAAGTTAAAGCATTAACGGATATGGGAATACAGCATATTTATTATGATTGGAACCTGAAAAACCTTTCAGGGGTTTTTGTTGCCATCAGTCCGGACAGTCCGGATGAGGGAAAAGATTCAAGAGCTGATTATAAAGGCAGGGATGAGATCCATAAGGAAATCATTCGTATAAGCGAGCAAGCCGAAAAAGCGCCTGATAGCGTTTACTCTTACATGCTCAGCTCCCGGTCAATGATTGTCTTCCGGGAGGGAATATTAGTGCCAATCGAAAAGAAGTTGATTTCTCTTGGGTTCGATGAGACATTACGTGTTGCGAAAAGACAGCTTGAAGGTGGGATGCTGAATGGCAGCACCCAGTTTTCTGCGATTCTTGATTCTAAAATCCAAGATGTCTTTGTTGACTGGGATTTTGAAATCGATAAGAGTGTCATTACTCTAATCTTAAAACCAAATAAAGCATAG
- a CDS encoding DUF2294 domain-containing protein: MDLKNKEKELGSYIGRILREHFGKGPGSVFATISPPYITMYIKDFLSPMESKLMTNEQSKYVEKIRDMLMDTLTEEIKVFMRINLGLDLSEFYYDWNLDSHSGMFIGVTANEPGDHDCSYKNQEDVHDEIIKVSIKAEKPPGDIYSCMLNSRTLVIVRNKILIAVEKEMIKTGFSEALTIAKRNLEKRLLLEHTDQLQTYLDANLENAFVSWNFDSDKSMMVLIIKPNS, from the coding sequence ATGGATTTAAAGAATAAAGAAAAAGAACTGGGGAGTTACATAGGAAGAATACTAAGGGAACATTTTGGCAAAGGGCCAGGTTCTGTATTCGCCACAATTTCCCCTCCCTATATAACCATGTATATCAAAGACTTTCTTTCCCCAATGGAAAGTAAATTAATGACTAATGAACAAAGCAAATATGTCGAGAAAATTAGGGATATGCTTATGGATACCCTGACTGAAGAAATCAAAGTCTTTATGAGAATCAACCTGGGTTTGGATTTAAGTGAATTCTATTACGATTGGAACCTCGACAGCCACTCCGGAATGTTCATCGGAGTCACAGCAAATGAACCGGGCGACCATGACTGCTCCTATAAGAATCAGGAAGATGTCCATGATGAAATCATAAAGGTGAGTATAAAAGCCGAAAAGCCTCCAGGTGACATATACTCATGCATGCTGAACTCACGAACACTAGTCATCGTACGGAATAAAATATTGATAGCTGTTGAAAAAGAAATGATCAAAACAGGCTTTTCCGAAGCTCTCACGATTGCTAAGCGAAATCTTGAAAAGAGACTTCTCCTGGAGCATACAGACCAGCTTCAAACCTATCTCGACGCAAATTTGGAAAATGCTTTCGTATCATGGAATTTTGATTCGGATAAAAGCATGATGGTACTTATTATAAAGCCGAATAGTTGA
- a CDS encoding TetR/AcrR family transcriptional regulator — MPKHVDHEERRQTIASATWKVIAEKGAEAATVRNIAEAAGLSLGALRYYFKTQDELIGFTLELVKERVQQRIQRILEQQLPPEESTLRILLEMIPHNEETYQEMAVWFQFMNGVRQRKFSPESDDMLQGITLMMTQLEQHGLLKNELDMEVEIERLRAVVDGLALHAMISPEKYTEEKLTRILKTHLNEIFAANEAE, encoded by the coding sequence ATGCCAAAACATGTTGACCACGAAGAAAGAAGACAAACTATTGCAAGTGCCACCTGGAAAGTGATCGCTGAGAAAGGCGCGGAAGCAGCAACAGTCCGAAATATTGCAGAGGCAGCAGGATTATCACTGGGAGCACTTCGTTACTATTTCAAAACCCAGGATGAATTAATCGGATTCACTTTGGAACTGGTGAAGGAGCGAGTTCAGCAAAGGATTCAGAGGATTCTTGAACAGCAGCTTCCCCCCGAAGAATCAACCTTGCGCATTCTCTTGGAAATGATTCCTCATAACGAAGAAACGTATCAGGAAATGGCCGTTTGGTTCCAATTTATGAACGGAGTCAGGCAGCGGAAATTCTCCCCGGAATCCGATGATATGCTGCAAGGGATCACCCTCATGATGACGCAATTGGAGCAACATGGCCTTCTTAAGAACGAGCTGGATATGGAGGTGGAGATTGAACGATTACGGGCTGTGGTCGATGGACTAGCCCTTCATGCCATGATTTCTCCAGAAAAATACACAGAGGAAAAATTGACGCGGATTTTGAAGACACATCTAAATGAAATCTTTGCGGCTAATGAAGCAGAGTAA
- a CDS encoding NAD(P)H-dependent oxidoreductase — protein MNVLIVFAHPDSKSLNGALKDVTVESLEQNGHKVRVSDLYEKKFKAIADKDDFLVLKNPDRFNYISEQYHALKSNTFTADIVEEQELVTWADLIIFQYPMWWTDAPAIMKGWFDRVFSYSFAYGPGRYDEGNLKGKMAIVSVTHGAEDLSEYGETGIKGKVEERLFNIQHEKLYYCGMTVLKPFLFPAGADEETRLQQIEGWKERLAGLKSETPVYG, from the coding sequence ATGAATGTTCTCATTGTATTCGCGCATCCGGACAGCAAATCGCTTAACGGGGCATTAAAAGACGTAACGGTTGAAAGCCTGGAGCAGAACGGTCATAAGGTAAGAGTATCAGACCTTTACGAAAAGAAATTTAAAGCCATTGCTGATAAAGATGATTTCCTTGTGCTTAAAAATCCAGACCGTTTTAATTATATTTCTGAACAATACCATGCACTGAAAAGTAACACCTTCACAGCTGACATTGTAGAAGAACAAGAGTTAGTAACCTGGGCGGATCTGATTATTTTCCAATATCCGATGTGGTGGACCGATGCCCCCGCAATCATGAAGGGGTGGTTTGATCGAGTCTTCTCCTACAGCTTTGCGTATGGTCCAGGCCGATATGATGAAGGGAATTTAAAAGGGAAAATGGCGATTGTATCTGTGACTCATGGAGCGGAGGACCTGTCGGAGTACGGAGAAACCGGAATAAAAGGGAAAGTCGAAGAGCGCTTATTCAATATTCAACACGAGAAACTTTACTATTGTGGAATGACTGTACTAAAACCTTTCCTGTTCCCGGCGGGTGCTGATGAGGAAACGAGGCTGCAGCAAATCGAAGGTTGGAAGGAACGGCTAGCGGGATTAAAGAGCGAAACACCTGTATACGGTTAA
- a CDS encoding GNAT family N-acetyltransferase: MEGSIKINKMLPDDWEKVRAIYLEGIATGHATFQKEAPSWEEWNLSHDAECRIVACLDGDIVGWAALSPVSSRSVYAGVGEVSVYVSQKHNGKGIGSFLLRSLIEISEQNGLWTLQSSIFPENEGSIQLHKNHGFREMGRRERIGKMEGVWRDTIILERRSRIVGNN, translated from the coding sequence ATGGAAGGTTCTATTAAAATAAATAAAATGCTCCCAGATGATTGGGAAAAAGTACGAGCAATCTACCTTGAGGGAATTGCTACTGGACATGCAACTTTCCAAAAGGAAGCACCTTCCTGGGAGGAATGGAATCTCAGTCATGATGCGGAATGTCGGATTGTTGCGTGTTTAGATGGAGATATTGTTGGTTGGGCTGCATTGAGTCCTGTATCAAGCAGGAGTGTGTACGCAGGTGTTGGAGAAGTTAGTGTGTATGTCAGTCAGAAACATAATGGAAAAGGGATTGGCAGCTTTCTGTTAAGATCCTTGATTGAAATAAGTGAGCAAAATGGCTTGTGGACACTACAATCTAGCATATTTCCTGAAAACGAAGGAAGTATTCAATTACATAAAAACCATGGCTTCCGAGAAATGGGGAGGCGGGAGCGGATCGGAAAGATGGAAGGAGTATGGCGTGATACGATCATATTGGAAAGAAGAAGCAGGATAGTGGGGAATAATTGA
- the proB gene encoding glutamate 5-kinase — translation MLEQDRKIKRVVIKIGSSSLTSMHGEISRRKLENLANQIVALKDAGYETAVVSSGAVAAGYRKLGCIQRPTSLPEKQAAASIGQGLLMESYSELFLSHGYVASQILITRSDFANENRYNNMKNTLNVLLERGIIPIINENDTITVDRLRFGDNDTLSAKVAALIEADQLIILSDIDGLYDDNPNNNPDAKLLDKVHEITPEIEAAAGGSGSAVGTGGMKSKISAVKIAMASGIDSFLGKADSKDILVKAVSGTAKGTYFNQDPEGFNLDNNQQWIAFHSGPEGEVIISPESKTAVIEDRKNILSSDILHVKGRFGEGAVVRVMDENGEEIGLGRIKYSSGKLEETLIEEECERKEAIEQDTFVCSRDFALPVSV, via the coding sequence ATGTTAGAGCAAGACAGGAAGATAAAAAGAGTTGTAATTAAGATTGGCAGCAGTTCGCTGACGAGCATGCATGGGGAAATCAGCCGCAGGAAGCTGGAGAACCTGGCGAACCAGATTGTGGCCTTGAAGGATGCGGGCTATGAAACGGCAGTCGTTTCATCGGGCGCCGTCGCTGCAGGGTACCGCAAGCTTGGCTGCATTCAGCGGCCGACATCATTGCCGGAAAAACAGGCAGCCGCTTCAATCGGGCAAGGCCTGTTAATGGAATCTTACTCAGAACTCTTTTTATCTCATGGGTACGTCGCTTCCCAGATATTGATCACGAGAAGCGACTTCGCGAATGAAAATCGCTACAACAATATGAAAAATACGTTGAATGTCCTGTTGGAGAGAGGCATCATCCCGATCATCAATGAAAACGACACGATTACAGTCGATCGTCTTCGTTTTGGTGACAACGATACGCTGTCAGCGAAGGTCGCAGCATTGATCGAGGCTGACCAGCTGATCATCCTTTCCGATATCGACGGCTTGTATGACGATAATCCGAACAACAACCCAGACGCTAAGTTGCTTGATAAGGTCCATGAAATCACTCCTGAAATCGAAGCAGCTGCAGGCGGTTCCGGAAGTGCGGTCGGTACAGGCGGGATGAAATCGAAAATCTCCGCTGTGAAAATTGCGATGGCATCTGGTATCGATTCGTTTTTAGGGAAGGCCGACAGCAAGGACATTCTGGTTAAAGCAGTGAGCGGAACAGCAAAGGGTACGTATTTCAACCAGGATCCTGAAGGCTTCAACCTCGACAACAACCAGCAATGGATCGCGTTCCATTCAGGACCTGAGGGCGAAGTGATTATCAGCCCAGAATCAAAGACAGCAGTTATCGAGGATCGGAAAAATATCCTTTCGTCAGACATCCTTCATGTAAAAGGCAGGTTTGGCGAAGGAGCCGTTGTCAGAGTGATGGATGAAAATGGAGAAGAAATCGGCCTCGGACGAATCAAATATTCTAGCGGAAAATTGGAAGAGACACTTATTGAAGAAGAATGTGAACGAAAAGAAGCGATTGAACAGGATACATTTGTCTGTTCTCGTGACTTTGCATTGCCGGTATCAGTCTAA